A genomic window from Halobellus ruber includes:
- a CDS encoding competence/damage-inducible protein A, giving the protein MQVAVVTVGDELLAGDTVNANASWLCERLTDRGVSVRRVTTVPDEIGDIARVVNEYRAEYDAVIVTGGVGPTHDDVTMAGVAAAVGRDLEPHPAAREWLTGEGGYAAEDLADGTADLPAGARMLPNDAGVAPGAVVEGIYVLPGVPGEMKAMFERVEADFSGAETHTATIDVDEPESELIDRLSAVQERFDVTVGSYPGESVRVKFSGTDRDTVEDARRWLGARVEEASGASDGTVDDASE; this is encoded by the coding sequence ATGCAGGTTGCAGTGGTCACCGTCGGGGACGAACTCCTCGCGGGTGACACCGTGAACGCCAACGCGTCGTGGCTCTGTGAGCGGCTGACCGACCGCGGTGTTTCGGTCCGGCGCGTCACCACCGTCCCGGACGAGATCGGAGACATCGCCCGCGTCGTCAACGAGTACCGCGCGGAGTACGACGCGGTCATCGTCACCGGCGGCGTGGGGCCGACCCACGACGACGTGACGATGGCGGGCGTCGCCGCCGCGGTCGGCCGCGATCTGGAGCCCCACCCCGCCGCCCGGGAGTGGCTCACCGGCGAGGGCGGCTACGCCGCCGAGGACCTCGCCGACGGGACGGCCGACCTTCCCGCGGGCGCGCGGATGCTCCCGAACGATGCCGGCGTCGCGCCGGGCGCGGTCGTGGAGGGGATCTACGTGCTGCCGGGGGTCCCCGGCGAGATGAAGGCGATGTTCGAGCGGGTCGAGGCGGACTTTTCCGGGGCCGAGACCCACACCGCCACCATCGACGTCGACGAGCCCGAAAGCGAACTGATCGACCGCCTGTCGGCCGTCCAGGAGCGGTTCGACGTCACCGTGGGAAGCTACCCCGGCGAGTCGGTCCGGGTGAAGTTCAGCGGCACCGACCGGGACACAGTCGAGGACGCGCGCCGGTGGCTCGGCGCGCGGGTCGAGGAGGCGTCGGGGGCGTCCGACGGGACGGTCGACGACGCCTCGGAGTGA